Proteins found in one bacterium genomic segment:
- a CDS encoding NAD(P)/FAD-dependent oxidoreductase, with protein MSVWDAVIVGGGPAGSTVAWQLARKGLRPLVLDAAKFPRVKLCAGWVTKKVMKDLELTIETYPRTIQPFEAVYVGYDDTLHETRWREPASFGIVRQEFDDFLLRRAERAGAEVREGVRVREVKIGADSVLLDIGEAESVEGAVVVGAGGHTCPVARSLSGVPDEEVVVLTQESETRVGADVLRSLAPHYGLPELFAEPDFKGYGWYFTKGDFLNIGVGCVGKSPSVHERREALLARLRKSERLPEGLKLTPFKGHAYTIRRGAPRRAAGERYLLVGDACGLAQDFSGEGIGPGVRSACMAAEAILAFRERGVGFDEYARRVSETFGSGEKGIAGRLAERLPDRLVQSVAKMMCGNAWLRRRLVLEGAFGIG; from the coding sequence ATGAGCGTGTGGGATGCGGTCATCGTCGGCGGCGGCCCCGCGGGAAGCACGGTGGCCTGGCAGCTCGCCCGGAAGGGGCTTCGACCCCTTGTCCTCGATGCCGCCAAGTTCCCCCGCGTGAAACTCTGCGCCGGCTGGGTGACGAAAAAAGTGATGAAGGACCTCGAACTCACGATCGAGACGTATCCCCGCACGATTCAGCCTTTCGAGGCCGTCTACGTCGGCTATGACGACACCCTTCACGAAACGAGGTGGCGCGAGCCGGCCAGCTTCGGAATTGTCCGCCAGGAATTCGACGACTTCCTTCTCCGCCGGGCGGAGCGCGCCGGAGCGGAGGTGCGCGAGGGCGTGCGGGTGCGGGAGGTGAAAATCGGGGCAGACAGCGTCCTTCTCGACATCGGGGAAGCCGAAAGCGTCGAGGGGGCCGTTGTCGTGGGCGCGGGCGGCCACACCTGTCCGGTTGCGCGCTCGCTGAGCGGGGTGCCCGATGAGGAGGTCGTCGTTCTGACCCAGGAGAGCGAAACGCGGGTGGGGGCGGATGTGCTTCGCTCGCTCGCCCCGCACTACGGCTTGCCCGAGCTTTTCGCCGAGCCCGATTTCAAGGGATACGGCTGGTATTTCACCAAGGGGGATTTCCTCAACATCGGGGTGGGTTGCGTTGGGAAGTCCCCGAGCGTTCACGAGCGGCGCGAAGCGCTGCTCGCGCGGCTTCGGAAGAGCGAGCGACTTCCCGAGGGCCTCAAGCTGACCCCCTTCAAGGGCCATGCCTATACCATCCGGCGCGGCGCCCCCCGCCGGGCGGCGGGCGAGCGGTACCTGCTCGTCGGGGATGCCTGCGGTCTCGCCCAGGATTTCAGCGGCGAGGGAATCGGCCCGGGCGTGCGGAGCGCCTGCATGGCGGCCGAGGCCATCTTGGCCTTCCGGGAGCGGGGCGTGGGCTTTGACGAGTACGCCCGCCGGGTTTCGGAGACTTTCGGTTCCGGGGAGAAGGGGATCGCCGGAAGGCTGGCGGAACGCCTCCCGGATCGTTTGGTGCAATCGGTGGCGAAAATGATGTGCGGTAA